A single Sporohalobacter salinus DNA region contains:
- the nhaC gene encoding Na+/H+ antiporter NhaC, whose translation MVGRKNQGEPTIKEAAFILLTVIAVILICLINALVLETALVLGAMTAAIFGIYLGYEWQDIEKGLIEGIKNGLGACIILIIIGMVIGTWVLGGTIQTMVFYGLKLLTPQIFLPISFLLGTVTSLLIGSSFGTIATIGIVLMGVAKGLGIPASITAGAIVSGSMFGDKMSPMSDSTNLAAAMSDTDLFDHISSMLYVSIPTVTISIILYGLIGKVYMTNSVDLQTVEKILSCLQNNFNISLITLIPPLLMIILSILKIPAIISLSTSFVTAALFAVITQGANFSEIINVAANGYVSETGYELIDNLLTQGGINNMMSTVAIIMAGTAMGGILEKICVLKVLLKSLMKYIKKPRDLILSTLLSTYMMLFATGEMMVSMIIPGRTLESAYKEMNIKNNVLSRTLETAATLGCSVLPWGVVSVYIQNVLDVGLEYIPYTFLPFIAPVITLIYAFTGFALFKREDKDLNQNSDINLQK comes from the coding sequence ATGGTAGGAAGAAAGAATCAAGGAGAACCAACGATTAAAGAGGCAGCATTTATATTATTAACCGTTATAGCAGTGATTTTAATTTGTCTTATTAATGCTCTTGTTTTAGAAACAGCATTAGTTTTAGGAGCAATGACAGCTGCTATTTTCGGTATTTATCTTGGCTATGAATGGCAGGATATAGAGAAAGGATTAATTGAAGGAATAAAAAATGGATTGGGAGCATGTATAATACTCATAATTATTGGTATGGTTATAGGAACTTGGGTTTTAGGCGGAACTATTCAGACTATGGTGTTTTATGGATTAAAGCTGCTTACACCACAAATATTTTTGCCTATTAGTTTTCTACTTGGGACAGTAACTTCTTTATTAATTGGAAGTTCATTTGGGACAATAGCCACAATAGGCATAGTTTTAATGGGAGTAGCTAAAGGTCTTGGTATTCCAGCGAGTATTACGGCTGGAGCTATAGTATCTGGTTCTATGTTTGGAGATAAAATGTCTCCTATGTCAGACTCTACAAATTTAGCTGCAGCAATGAGTGATACAGATTTATTTGATCATATTAGTTCTATGCTCTATGTTTCTATTCCCACAGTTACAATCAGTATAATTCTTTATGGCTTGATTGGAAAGGTATATATGACAAATAGCGTTGATTTACAAACTGTAGAAAAAATCTTAAGTTGTTTACAAAATAATTTTAATATTAGTCTTATAACTTTAATTCCACCTTTATTAATGATTATTTTATCAATTTTAAAAATACCAGCTATTATTTCTTTGTCTACGAGTTTTGTTACGGCAGCTCTTTTTGCTGTAATTACTCAGGGAGCTAATTTTTCTGAAATTATTAATGTAGCAGCGAATGGTTATGTTTCTGAAACAGGTTATGAACTAATTGATAACCTCCTTACTCAGGGTGGTATAAATAACATGATGAGTACAGTTGCCATAATTATGGCTGGTACTGCCATGGGAGGTATATTAGAAAAGATTTGTGTTTTAAAAGTATTACTCAAATCACTTATGAAATATATAAAGAAGCCTAGAGACTTAATTCTAAGTACACTTTTATCTACCTACATGATGCTCTTTGCTACTGGAGAGATGATGGTATCAATGATAATTCCGGGGCGAACTTTAGAGTCAGCTTATAAAGAGATGAATATAAAAAATAATGTTTTGTCTCGAACACTTGAAACAGCAGCAACTTTAGGATGTTCTGTTTTACCATGGGGAGTAGTATCAGTCTATATACAGAATGTTTTAGATGTTGGGCTTGAATATATTCCATATACATTTTTACCTTTTATTGCTCCTGTTATTACATTAATCTATGCATTTACTGGATTTGCACTTTTTAAAAGAGAAGATAAAGATCTAAACCAAAATTCAGATATAAATCTCCAAAAATAA
- a CDS encoding DUF4282 domain-containing protein, with protein sequence MSESIINFEKLKESFTAEEVSNFFSFKSMVSNKLAKISYVVGLIGVTLWGLGVMFNSSFIIGLLILVFGNLFWRVSCEAMIVMFSIHETLVSVLHTLKHQSETNNSEEVELESNMIDNVDL encoded by the coding sequence ATGAGTGAATCTATAATTAATTTTGAAAAGCTTAAAGAATCATTTACTGCAGAGGAAGTAAGCAACTTTTTTAGTTTTAAGAGTATGGTTAGTAATAAGTTAGCTAAAATTTCATATGTAGTAGGTTTAATTGGTGTTACATTATGGGGATTAGGAGTTATGTTTAATAGCTCCTTTATTATTGGTCTTTTAATTTTGGTTTTTGGTAATTTATTTTGGCGAGTAAGTTGCGAAGCAATGATAGTAATGTTTAGCATTCATGAAACTTTAGTTTCCGTCTTACATACTCTTAAACATCAATCAGAAACTAATAATTCAGAAGAAGTTGAATTAGAATCTAATATGATAGATAATGTTGATTTATAA
- a CDS encoding ShlB/FhaC/HecB family hemolysin secretion/activation protein, with the protein MTKKFYLVILVCIILSMSIISTNLYAKKQPNIGDVLKETEPDDKIEKKKKENEIPTIEEKPIKEPMKNLDGKKVLVKKIKVEGNHVISSDKLEKLVNTDEFVKKKLSLAEMEEAATVITKYYREQGYFVARAYIPKQEMKNDILTIAVIEGQYGKFKLTNDSFIKDSIVQAMLDSIKDENIISVNTIERAMLIINDTPGARVTQADVMPGEELGTSDFAITTKATKRFSGYVVADNYGGEYTGENRLSGAFNINSPFKLGDKLSVQSMLTDKSGIENYRLSYSLPLSASGLRGEVAYSDTEYELSEEYEDLDAVGSSENLELNFTYPVKRTRLSNIEAFVNLSKRDMVDEIRLIADKTEKEAESINTGISFTNNKRVYNWNSQTKVTFDFTVGDLDFEDAADKAEDEAGADTNGQYSKVNLSLQEKLRFNSKWSLDSSLECQYALNNKNLDGSEDLSIGGSNGVKLYPTSEHSAENGYLLNLELFYNLPDYKKVSSKVSLFYDLGRAYMADNTVGFEPRTLQDIGLGYYINYKDVFVNIHWAHKIDDEDVTSEDDYDDKLLFQTGFVF; encoded by the coding sequence ATGACAAAGAAATTCTACTTAGTGATATTAGTTTGTATAATATTAAGTATGTCGATAATAAGTACAAATTTATATGCAAAGAAGCAACCTAATATTGGTGATGTGCTTAAAGAGACAGAACCTGATGATAAGATTGAGAAAAAGAAAAAGGAAAATGAGATTCCTACTATTGAAGAAAAGCCGATTAAAGAGCCAATGAAAAACCTGGACGGTAAGAAGGTGTTAGTTAAAAAGATAAAAGTTGAAGGTAATCACGTTATTAGTTCAGACAAACTCGAAAAGCTTGTTAATACTGATGAGTTTGTAAAGAAAAAATTGTCTCTAGCTGAAATGGAAGAGGCTGCTACTGTTATTACAAAATATTATAGAGAACAAGGTTACTTTGTAGCTAGAGCTTATATTCCTAAACAGGAGATGAAGAATGATATCTTAACTATTGCAGTAATCGAAGGACAATACGGAAAGTTTAAGCTTACTAATGATTCATTTATAAAAGATTCCATAGTACAAGCTATGCTTGATTCTATTAAAGATGAGAATATTATCAGTGTTAATACAATTGAACGAGCAATGTTGATAATCAATGACACTCCTGGTGCTCGTGTTACTCAAGCAGATGTAATGCCTGGGGAGGAATTAGGGACAAGTGATTTTGCTATAACTACTAAAGCTACCAAGCGATTTAGTGGTTATGTTGTCGCTGATAATTACGGAGGAGAATATACAGGGGAAAACAGATTAAGTGGGGCTTTTAATATTAACTCTCCTTTTAAGCTAGGAGATAAATTATCTGTACAATCAATGTTAACAGATAAAAGTGGAATAGAAAATTATCGTTTATCCTATTCTCTGCCTTTAAGTGCTTCTGGACTGAGAGGGGAGGTAGCTTATTCTGATACTGAGTATGAATTAAGTGAAGAATATGAAGATTTAGACGCAGTAGGTAGCTCAGAGAATTTAGAGCTTAACTTTACTTATCCTGTGAAAAGAACAAGATTGAGTAATATAGAGGCTTTTGTTAATCTTTCTAAAAGAGATATGGTAGATGAAATAAGGTTAATTGCAGACAAGACTGAGAAAGAAGCTGAGTCAATTAATACGGGAATATCTTTTACAAATAATAAGCGAGTATATAATTGGAACAGTCAAACTAAAGTTACATTTGACTTTACTGTAGGAGATTTAGATTTTGAAGATGCTGCCGATAAAGCAGAAGATGAAGCTGGAGCTGATACTAATGGTCAATATTCAAAAGTTAATTTGTCACTCCAGGAGAAGTTGAGATTTAATAGTAAGTGGTCACTAGATAGTTCACTGGAATGTCAATATGCATTGAATAATAAGAATCTTGATGGTAGTGAAGATTTATCAATTGGAGGTTCTAATGGAGTAAAACTTTACCCTACAAGTGAACACAGTGCAGAGAATGGCTACTTGTTAAATCTTGAATTATTTTATAATCTACCTGATTATAAAAAGGTTTCATCCAAAGTTAGTTTATTTTATGATCTTGGGCGGGCTTACATGGCTGATAATACAGTTGGTTTTGAGCCCAGAACTCTGCAGGATATAGGATTAGGTTATTATATTAATTATAAAGATGTATTTGTTAATATTCACTGGGCACATAAAATAGACGATGAGGATGTTACGTCTGAAGATGATTATGATGATAAACTGCTATTCCAGACAGGCTTTGTATTTTAA
- a CDS encoding GLUG motif-containing protein, with the protein MNLFKGAKFRLILIVLLLLFAFAGRINAAPKGGEVTAGKAEINHQENTTDINQSTDKAAINWQSFDVNADEMVNFNQPGVNSITLNRVIGNERSVINGALNANGQVWVLNSNGVLFGKDASVNTSGLIASTKELNNQDFMEGNYNFKGSSEEGVINKGRINIKNSGYAALLGKEVINKGLIKAELGEVHLKGGKEFSLNLNGNSLVNLRVEKGELNALVENKEAIRANGGKVYLTTNAVDELLKGVVNNEGIVEAQTIADVTGEKNEGKIEIFAHGGTANVGGKLTTAKGEGFIETSGKKFNITKDAEIISGHWLIDPVNVTIDSTLAGNIESGLSNGDVTVNTAGNGSSDVTILDANKSGSEGDIIVDAPITWSTANKLTLDAYKDIIINQFITANGGGQLALYYGQGAVNSGNTATYEVNAPINLEAGENFFTKLGSDGNEKIYQVITDLGNQGSTTGNDLQGIKGNLDGNYVLGADIDASNTSTWSSENHEGFIPLGIDEKGHFKGIFDGLDHTIKKLHIGNKYDIGLFGEVTGATIKNIGLDNVSMKNLGYRVGGLIGTSHNSTIINCYIEGSSITGGNQVGGLIGKTESGTIIKNSYSTVDVTGTESNIGGLVGKNVGNGVIKDSYATGTITGEILNIGGLVGELSGSIENSYATGNVIGNGVKQAGGLVGTVKSGASISDSYATGDVTGNKEIGGLVGSVEDNNYAAIENSFYNIDQGMINGEKKVTAYGIYENQFNDWINDKKLNVDDYFNIADDGAYLISGIDNMKDFLGFSMEEGYKFRLKSNIDFANHDFPSKQDYFIPVLLSDFDGNQQQLSNLKIKNLKEERILANRGLFGYAEDVEIKDLNTTGFTIDGLYNVGSLVGKAIGTDIKNVHAKELKVEGTSYFGGAGGTGGLVGTSLTSIISGSSTSGSVTGQDKVGGLVGGMKNNSRINDSYSNAEVISQASGKGLGGLVGLLFSSTIKNSYATNDVTGGAYVGGLIGLTQKSKIENSYSTAIVNMADLETKPQYFGGLVGAGFDYTIDNSYAIGTVDAGKANYVGGLVGASNLGTIKTSYATNNVIGNMQVGGLVGFMNTGPRTIENSYSTGTVTGTDKVGGLVGTLRNEAIKNSYTISKVNSDGDNIGGLVGYQAGDNTINDSYYNKDINPNMKDEDNYGRTTDQLQDVDFFKKAAWNIVEDSAVESDYPVLGDGDATWKISSDVVESEDATQSDQTVEKVIANTRKTANENSPQSDEIVALISSNDSNQQININRQRQSSPNLSSTPVKDEPTDKIYLSEIKSKESEQNQSQTNQTQASQFEKEDERREQESKKDNTEDVVVDEVRVSVSEDSLVQIVDGGVSLPEGIDQIFYIVDDQ; encoded by the coding sequence ATGAATTTATTTAAAGGGGCTAAATTTAGATTAATTTTAATTGTGTTACTTCTTTTATTTGCATTTGCTGGAAGAATTAATGCAGCACCGAAAGGCGGAGAGGTTACTGCTGGAAAGGCAGAGATTAATCATCAGGAAAACACTACAGACATTAATCAGTCTACTGACAAAGCAGCAATTAACTGGCAGAGTTTTGATGTCAATGCAGATGAAATGGTTAACTTTAACCAGCCGGGGGTTAATTCAATCACTCTAAATAGAGTGATTGGAAATGAACGAAGTGTTATTAATGGTGCCTTAAATGCTAATGGTCAGGTTTGGGTATTAAATAGTAATGGAGTACTTTTCGGTAAAGATGCATCAGTGAATACTTCAGGTCTTATTGCTAGCACTAAAGAGCTAAATAACCAAGATTTTATGGAAGGAAATTATAATTTTAAGGGTTCTAGTGAAGAAGGAGTAATTAATAAAGGTAGAATCAATATAAAAAATTCTGGTTATGCTGCTTTATTAGGTAAAGAAGTAATTAACAAAGGTCTGATCAAAGCCGAATTAGGCGAAGTTCATCTAAAAGGCGGAAAAGAGTTCAGCTTGAATTTGAATGGAAATTCATTGGTTAATTTGAGAGTTGAGAAAGGTGAACTGAATGCTTTAGTGGAGAATAAAGAAGCCATCAGAGCCAATGGCGGTAAAGTTTATTTAACTACCAATGCAGTAGACGAATTATTAAAAGGTGTAGTAAATAATGAAGGAATAGTTGAAGCCCAAACAATAGCAGATGTAACAGGTGAAAAGAATGAAGGAAAGATAGAGATTTTTGCTCATGGTGGAACAGCTAATGTTGGAGGGAAACTTACAACAGCCAAAGGAGAAGGTTTTATTGAAACAAGTGGAAAAAAGTTTAATATTACTAAGGATGCAGAGATAATAAGTGGGCACTGGTTGATTGATCCGGTGAATGTGACGATTGATAGCACTTTAGCTGGGAATATAGAAAGTGGTTTAAGCAACGGGGATGTAACGGTTAATACTGCTGGTAATGGTAGTAGTGATGTGACAATCCTAGATGCTAATAAAAGTGGTAGTGAAGGTGATATTATAGTTGATGCACCTATTACTTGGTCGACTGCTAATAAACTGACTCTTGACGCCTACAAAGATATTATTATTAATCAATTTATTACGGCTAATGGAGGAGGACAATTAGCATTATACTACGGACAGGGAGCAGTAAATAGCGGTAATACTGCTACTTATGAAGTTAATGCTCCGATTAATTTAGAAGCAGGAGAAAACTTCTTTACTAAACTAGGTAGTGACGGTAATGAAAAGATTTATCAAGTAATTACTGACCTAGGTAATCAAGGTTCGACAACAGGTAATGATCTACAGGGGATTAAAGGTAATTTAGATGGTAATTATGTTTTGGGAGCAGATATTGATGCTTCTAATACTTCAACATGGTCCTCTGAGAATCATGAGGGGTTTATTCCTCTCGGAATAGATGAGAAGGGACACTTTAAAGGAATTTTTGATGGTCTTGATCATACAATAAAAAAACTTCATATTGGAAATAAATATGATATAGGATTATTTGGTGAAGTTACGGGAGCAACCATAAAAAATATTGGTTTAGATAATGTAAGTATGAAAAATTTAGGTTATCGAGTTGGTGGATTAATTGGTACTAGTCATAACTCAACTATAATTAATTGTTATATAGAAGGGTCATCTATTACGGGGGGAAATCAAGTAGGAGGATTGATAGGAAAAACTGAGTCTGGTACTATAATTAAGAATAGTTATTCAACTGTAGATGTAACAGGTACTGAGAGTAATATTGGAGGCTTAGTTGGTAAGAATGTAGGCAATGGGGTAATTAAAGACAGCTATGCGACTGGAACTATAACTGGTGAAATTCTGAATATTGGTGGTTTGGTTGGTGAGTTAAGTGGTTCTATAGAGAATAGTTATGCAACAGGAAATGTTATTGGAAATGGAGTGAAACAGGCAGGAGGTTTAGTTGGTACTGTAAAATCAGGTGCCTCTATTAGTGATAGTTATGCAACGGGAGATGTTACGGGTAATAAAGAAATTGGAGGATTGGTTGGTAGTGTTGAAGATAATAATTATGCTGCAATAGAAAATAGTTTTTATAATATTGATCAGGGAATGATTAATGGAGAGAAGAAGGTTACTGCTTATGGTATTTATGAAAATCAATTTAATGATTGGATAAACGACAAGAAACTAAATGTAGATGATTATTTTAATATAGCAGATGATGGAGCATATCTTATTTCAGGTATTGATAATATGAAGGACTTTTTGGGTTTTTCAATGGAAGAAGGATACAAATTTAGATTAAAATCAAATATTGATTTTGCTAATCACGATTTTCCTAGTAAGCAAGATTATTTTATTCCAGTACTTTTGTCAGATTTTGATGGTAATCAACAGCAGCTTAGTAATTTGAAAATAAAGAATTTAAAAGAGGAGCGAATACTGGCAAATAGAGGTTTATTTGGTTATGCTGAAGATGTAGAGATTAAAGATCTTAATACGACAGGTTTTACAATAGATGGTTTATATAATGTAGGGTCTTTAGTAGGCAAAGCCATTGGAACCGATATTAAAAATGTACATGCCAAAGAACTAAAGGTAGAAGGAACATCTTACTTCGGAGGAGCAGGTGGAACAGGAGGATTAGTAGGTACGTCGTTAACATCTATTATTAGTGGAAGTTCAACTAGTGGTTCAGTGACTGGTCAAGATAAAGTCGGTGGTTTAGTTGGTGGTATGAAGAATAATAGTAGAATAAACGATAGTTATTCGAATGCTGAAGTAATTAGTCAGGCAAGTGGAAAGGGGCTTGGAGGACTTGTTGGATTATTGTTTTCTTCTACTATAAAAAATAGTTATGCTACTAATGATGTTACAGGAGGGGCCTATGTAGGTGGACTTATTGGTCTTACACAGAAAAGTAAAATAGAAAATAGTTATTCTACAGCTATAGTAAATATGGCAGACCTTGAAACTAAACCTCAATATTTTGGAGGACTTGTCGGAGCCGGATTTGATTATACTATTGATAACAGTTATGCTATCGGAACAGTGGATGCAGGAAAGGCGAATTATGTCGGCGGATTAGTAGGTGCTTCAAATCTAGGTACAATAAAAACCTCTTATGCTACTAATAATGTTATAGGAAATATGCAAGTTGGAGGACTTGTTGGATTTATGAATACTGGGCCTAGGACAATAGAAAATAGCTACTCTACCGGCACGGTTACTGGAACTGATAAAGTTGGAGGATTAGTTGGAACCTTGAGAAACGAAGCTATTAAAAACTCTTATACTATAAGTAAAGTCAACAGTGACGGGGATAATATCGGAGGACTTGTTGGTTATCAAGCAGGCGACAATACCATCAATGACAGCTACTATAATAAAGATATAAATCCCAATATGAAAGATGAAGATAATTATGGCAGAACTACAGATCAACTTCAGGATGTTGATTTCTTTAAGAAAGCCGCTTGGAATATTGTAGAGGATAGTGCTGTAGAAAGTGATTATCCTGTCTTGGGTGACGGCGATGCAACTTGGAAGATAAGTTCTGATGTTGTAGAGTCAGAGGACGCTACTCAGTCTGATCAAACAGTAGAGAAAGTTATTGCTAATACAAGAAAAACAGCTAATGAAAATTCTCCTCAATCGGATGAGATAGTAGCTCTGATATCTTCGAATGACTCAAATCAACAGATTAATATTAACAGACAAAGACAGAGTAGTCCTAATTTGAGTTCAACTCCTGTAAAGGATGAGCCGACTGATAAGATATACTTAAGTGAGATTAAATCTAAGGAAAGTGAACAGAATCAATCTCAAACTAATCAGACTCAAGCTAGTCAGTTTGAAAAAGAGGATGAGAGAAGAGAGCAGGAGAGTAAAAAAGATAATACCGAAGATGTAGTAGTTGATGAAGTACGAGTTTCTGTTTCTGAAGATTCATTGGTTCAGATTGTAGATGGCGGAGTCAGTTTACCTGAAGGTATCGACCAAATATTCTATATTGTTGATGACCAATAA
- a CDS encoding MBG domain-containing protein: MNLFKGDKFRLILIVLLLLFAFAGRINAAPKGGEVTAGKAEINHQQNTTDINQSTDKAAINWQSFDVNADEMVNFNQPGVNSITLNRVIGNERSVINGALNANGQVWVLNSNGVLFGKDASVNTSGLIASTKELNNQDFMEGNYNFKGSSEEGVINKGRINIKNSGYAALLGKEVINKGLIKAELGEVHLKGGKEFSLNLNGNSLVNLRVEKGELNALVENKEAIRANGGKVYLTTNAVDELLKGVVNNEGIVEAQTIADVTGEKNEGKVEIFAHGGTANVGGKLTTAKGEGFIETSGKKFNITKDAKIISGHWLIDPVDITIGTTLANTIGDALESADVTITTEGNNNPDTSSGETSGSGDITINADIIKSSGSETELTLAAHRDIILNYSNIKGSSGSPLNVVLASRAFAGNDESILGDVLIKGDIITYGGDIIIGGGDLEASGYAVASEANSNSNKGGVKIGAKLDATGNASGTADSTIPGTSVGGNITIKGKGNTNASQTNWGMQIKYGSIITGGDGDITIEGYGGTSSDYFWSVASSGVTIESNSYIKSNTGNVIIKGYAGDGYDQYGLTSTESSKLIGSNGYVLFEGDSLMIRNGTLTFFAGEDSDIKAPIIGTTGEGGGDYGLTKNGTGILNLWGNAQKWNNNRPANTASTPKTGTFSDQTDSVNIVSPTTADQALYAFDIKPDTVNQVDDSTATGSTEPDVTTLEYYLGDVIAGEYKGDPYYLKDLYSSKGIFGSEYDNLELGTDYVIKYNGSEVTGFTEAGKYSDLLISFNNQDYTVADSGNQKGSVTINKANLLVTAKDYTKVYNGDSYNGGNGVEYSGFVSGESSEVLEGSLSYSGDSQGAVNAGQYTIIPQGLSSDNYNITFKNGRLKINPRSVTVAVDDKEKLYGERDPKLTYSIAKGSIINNDDLGVDLVRKLNKDVNKEGYPIINDGEFNDNYNVTFKEGRLYILADRTVDNITSEASKITNKSNSPIDERVVSVYSGIKSKQPEISSQREANLTLTSTPIKEETTKKVYLSEIKSDQRQNSQFSKKQYQKNQSQRGENSKTKDVVVQEVRVSVSKDSLVKIVNGGVSLPEGIDQIFYIINK; encoded by the coding sequence TTGAATTTATTTAAAGGGGATAAATTTAGATTAATTTTAATTGTGTTACTTCTTTTATTTGCATTTGCTGGAAGAATTAATGCAGCACCGAAAGGTGGAGAGGTTACTGCTGGAAAGGCAGAGATTAATCACCAGCAAAACACTACAGACATTAATCAGTCTACTGACAAAGCAGCAATTAACTGGCAGAGTTTTGATGTCAATGCAGATGAAATGGTTAACTTTAACCAGCCGGGGGTTAATTCAATCACTCTAAATAGAGTGATTGGAAATGAACGAAGTGTTATTAATGGTGCCTTAAATGCTAATGGTCAGGTTTGGGTATTAAATAGTAATGGAGTACTTTTCGGTAAAGATGCATCAGTGAATACTTCAGGTCTTATTGCTAGCACTAAAGAGCTAAATAACCAAGATTTTATGGAAGGAAATTATAATTTTAAGGGTTCTAGTGAAGAAGGAGTAATTAATAAAGGTAGAATCAATATAAAAAATTCTGGTTATGCTGCTTTATTAGGTAAAGAAGTAATTAACAAAGGTCTGATCAAAGCCGAATTAGGCGAAGTTCATCTAAAAGGCGGAAAAGAGTTTAGCTTGAATTTGAATGGAAATTCATTGGTTAATTTGAGAGTTGAGAAAGGTGAACTGAATGCTTTAGTGGAGAATAAAGAAGCCATCAGAGCCAATGGCGGTAAAGTTTATTTAACTACCAATGCAGTAGACGAATTATTAAAAGGTGTAGTAAATAATGAAGGAATAGTTGAAGCCCAAACAATAGCAGATGTAACAGGTGAAAAGAATGAAGGAAAGGTAGAGATTTTTGCTCATGGTGGAACAGCTAATGTTGGAGGGAAACTTACAACAGCCAAAGGAGAAGGTTTTATTGAAACAAGTGGAAAAAAGTTTAATATTACTAAGGATGCAAAGATAATAAGTGGGCACTGGCTAATTGACCCAGTGGATATAACTATTGGGACTACTTTAGCTAATACAATTGGGGATGCATTAGAATCTGCTGATGTTACTATTACAACAGAAGGGAATAATAATCCTGATACTAGTAGTGGCGAAACATCTGGTAGCGGAGACATAACAATAAATGCTGATATTATTAAAAGTAGCGGTAGTGAAACTGAACTTACTTTAGCAGCACATAGAGATATTATTTTAAATTATAGTAATATTAAAGGTAGTTCAGGTAGTCCATTAAATGTTGTTTTAGCATCTAGAGCATTTGCTGGTAATGACGAAAGTATTTTAGGAGATGTACTAATTAAAGGAGATATAATTACTTATGGTGGAGATATAATTATAGGTGGTGGTGATTTAGAAGCATCTGGCTATGCCGTTGCTTCTGAAGCTAATTCAAATTCTAATAAAGGTGGGGTTAAGATTGGAGCTAAACTTGATGCTACCGGAAATGCTTCTGGGACAGCTGATAGTACAATTCCTGGGACTTCTGTTGGAGGAAATATTACAATTAAAGGTAAAGGTAATACAAATGCTAGTCAAACAAATTGGGGAATGCAGATAAAATATGGTTCAATAATTACCGGGGGAGATGGAGATATTACTATTGAAGGTTATGGGGGAACAAGTTCTGATTATTTTTGGTCAGTTGCTAGTTCTGGAGTAACAATAGAGAGTAACTCTTATATAAAATCAAATACGGGAAATGTTATTATCAAAGGTTATGCTGGTGATGGTTATGATCAATATGGGCTTACATCAACTGAATCAAGTAAATTAATTGGTAGTAATGGTTATGTGCTTTTTGAAGGTGATAGTTTAATGATTAGAAATGGGACTTTAACTTTTTTTGCGGGTGAGGATAGCGATATAAAAGCACCAATTATTGGTACTACAGGTGAAGGTGGTGGAGACTATGGCTTGACTAAAAATGGTACAGGAATACTCAATTTATGGGGGAATGCTCAGAAATGGAATAATAATAGACCTGCAAATACAGCAAGTACTCCAAAAACGGGAACTTTTTCTGATCAAACTGACAGTGTAAACATAGTTAGTCCCACTACAGCAGATCAAGCTTTATATGCTTTTGATATCAAACCTGATACAGTAAATCAAGTTGATGATTCTACAGCAACTGGTTCTACAGAACCCGATGTAACAACATTAGAGTATTATTTAGGTGATGTTATAGCTGGCGAATACAAAGGTGATCCTTATTATTTAAAGGATCTATACTCTAGTAAAGGCATTTTTGGATCAGAATATGATAATTTAGAACTGGGAACAGATTATGTAATTAAATATAATGGTAGTGAAGTGACTGGTTTTACAGAAGCTGGGAAATACTCTGATTTACTTATTAGTTTTAACAATCAAGACTATACTGTAGCAGATTCTGGAAATCAAAAAGGTAGTGTTACCATTAATAAAGCTAACCTGCTTGTAACAGCTAAAGATTATACTAAAGTTTATAACGGTGATAGTTACAATGGTGGTAATGGGGTAGAATATTCAGGTTTTGTATCTGGAGAGAGTTCAGAAGTACTTGAAGGAAGCTTGTCATATAGTGGAGACTCTCAGGGAGCAGTAAATGCTGGTCAATATACAATTATTCCTCAAGGTTTATCATCTGATAATTATAATATTACCTTTAAAAACGGAAGGTTAAAAATTAATCCAAGATCAGTAACAGTAGCAGTTGATGATAAGGAAAAACTTTATGGTGAAAGAGATCCAAAATTAACTTATAGTATTGCGAAGGGAAGTATTATTAATAATGATGATCTTGGAGTTGATTTAGTTAGAAAGCTAAATAAGGATGTAAATAAAGAAGGATATCCTATTATTAATGATGGAGAATTTAATGATAATTATAATGTTACCTTTAAAGAAGGTAGGCTGTATATTTTGGCGGATAGAACAGTTGATAATATTACCTCAGAGGCAAGTAAGATAACTAATAAAAGTAATTCTCCAATAGATGAGAGAGTAGTTTCTGTATATTCAGGTATAAAGAGTAAACAGCCTGAAATTAGCAGCCAAAGAGAAGCGAATTTAACTTTAACATCGACACCGATAAAGGAAGAAACTACTAAGAAAGTATACTTGAGTGAAATTAAGTCAGATCAGAGACAGAATAGTCAGTTTTCAAAGAAACAATATCAAAAGAATCAATCCCAGAGAGGTGAAAACAGTAAAACTAAAGATGTGGTAGTTCAGGAAGTTCGGGTTTCTGTTTCCAAAGATTCATTGGTTAAGATTGTGAATGGCGGAGTTAGTCTACCAGAGGGTATTGACCAAATATTCTATATTATCAATAAATAA